The Alicyclobacillus macrosporangiidus CPP55 genome segment AATCAACCTGCCTATCCATACGTCCATGACACTGTCGGCAAATAACTCCTTCAGATCGGATAGCAAAAGGAAATTTTGAAACACGCCGCCAGACAACACGACAGTGTCGATCCCATAGGTTTCTCCTAAAGACATCACGCTTCTAAATATGCCTTCCGCGATGCTCCGGTGGAACGACCGGGCAATGCCCGCCACGTCCCGTCCATTCAAGCGATCTTCCACCATCGCTTGCATGAGAGGACGATAATCCAGTTCCCTTCCATCCCACGGAAAAGGATACACCTTCTCCAAAGAGGCTGTACTGGCTAGATGTTCGAGCCAAATGGCTGCCTGGCCCTCAAACGAAATGGCCTCGGTGAATCCCAAAAGAGCGGCCGTCGCATCGAAAAGCCGGCCTACAGAGGTGGTGGCAAATGTGCGAAGTCCTTTTTTAATCAATTTCAACGCCGTGAAATACCGTTCGGGAAGCGCCAATTGGCTGCCAACGTCCGTCGCCAGTTCCGGCACGTCCGAAAAGAAACCAGCCAGTGCTTGAAGCGGAACACGGGCTGCCGCATCGCCACCAGGAAGCACGGCATAGCGAAGGTGACCGCACCGTTCCAATCCTTCTGCTGCGCTGCCAACAAAGATCTCCCCACCCCAGATCGCCCCGTCATCGCCAAAGCCTGTTCCATCCAACGCCACACCGATCACCCGCTTGTCAAGAGCAGCTCGTTCCGCCAACACGGATGCGACGTGGGCCCGATGATGCTGGATGCCAACCCGCTCGGCTGTGTCCAACTCACGAGCGAACTGAGCGGAACGATAGTCGGGATGGAGATCGTAGACCACGATTGTCTTCTCTAGTGGCACGTCATACATCGACAAAAGGTCTCGGACGGTTTGTTCAAATGCAGTGTATGCCTCGTACCGAGTCAAATCGCCCAAGTGCTGACTGACGACTGCTTGTCCGTTCACAACCAATGTGATGGTATTTTTCAAATCAGATCCGAGAGCGAGAATGGAGCGATCGGTTGGCAATCGTGTCACGGGAAGCGGAGCATATCCCCTGGCGCGGCGAAACACCATCGGCCCGTACGCACTCACACGGACCACGGAATCATCGACGCGGCGCGCGATGGGGCGTTCGCCGATGAGCCAAGCATCGGCAAGCCCCTGAAGCGCTTTCACTGCGTCCTCGTCGGTATAAACGATGGGCTCACTGGAACGGTTGGCACTCGTCATTACGAGCACCGGGGGCGCTCCGAAATAGAACAACAGGTGGTGCAGCGGCGTGTACGGCAACATCACTCCCAGGTCGCGGTTGTCCGGAGCCACGCCTGGAAGTAACCGACGAGCACGAGCCAGAACAATCGGACTGGCAGGGGAAATGAGCAAACGCTCCTCCTGAGGCGATAGTTCGACCAGCTGCCGTGCTGTTTCCAGGTCCTTGGCCATCACGGCAAACGGCTTCGCCCCTCGGCGCTTCCGTTCCCTCAATGTCTGCACCGCCTGACCGTTCTCAGCGTCGCAGGCGAGATGATACCCACCCAACCCTTTGATCGCCAGGATGCGCCCTTCGCGAAGAAGGTTGGCCGTTCTCTCTATGACTTTCCAATCCTCGCCGCGCATTTCGCCGCCTTGCCACCGCATGTAGTAATGGGGGCCGCACTTGGAACACGCGATCGGCTGCGCGTGAAACCGGCGATCCGTTGGTTCGTGATACTCGGCTCCACAGTCCGAACACATGGGCCACGCTTTCATCGTCGTGTACGGGCGGTCATATGGCAGTGCCTCGATGACAGTGTAGCGCGGACCGCACTCAGTACAGTTGATGTAAGGATACATGTAGCGGCGGTTTGTCGGACTGAACAACTCACTCATACAC includes the following:
- the hypF gene encoding carbamoyltransferase HypF; its protein translation is MKAARNIRIRGVVQGIGFRPYVFRLAKQWGLNGWVRNGESGVEIHVEGESSGVDAFIEEITARPPALAQITDLRVEHAAIQEFSDFEIRESMRHDRPTVHIPADLAVCPACMSELFSPTNRRYMYPYINCTECGPRYTVIEALPYDRPYTTMKAWPMCSDCGAEYHEPTDRRFHAQPIACSKCGPHYYMRWQGGEMRGEDWKVIERTANLLREGRILAIKGLGGYHLACDAENGQAVQTLRERKRRGAKPFAVMAKDLETARQLVELSPQEERLLISPASPIVLARARRLLPGVAPDNRDLGVMLPYTPLHHLLFYFGAPPVLVMTSANRSSEPIVYTDEDAVKALQGLADAWLIGERPIARRVDDSVVRVSAYGPMVFRRARGYAPLPVTRLPTDRSILALGSDLKNTITLVVNGQAVVSQHLGDLTRYEAYTAFEQTVRDLLSMYDVPLEKTIVVYDLHPDYRSAQFARELDTAERVGIQHHRAHVASVLAERAALDKRVIGVALDGTGFGDDGAIWGGEIFVGSAAEGLERCGHLRYAVLPGGDAAARVPLQALAGFFSDVPELATDVGSQLALPERYFTALKLIKKGLRTFATTSVGRLFDATAALLGFTEAISFEGQAAIWLEHLASTASLEKVYPFPWDGRELDYRPLMQAMVEDRLNGRDVAGIARSFHRSIAEGIFRSVMSLGETYGIDTVVLSGGVFQNFLLLSDLKELFADSVMDVWIGRLIPPNDGGISIGQAALVAAMHRYD